The Geodermatophilaceae bacterium NBWT11 genome has a segment encoding these proteins:
- a CDS encoding glyoxalase, giving the protein MDVKLELVPVPVSDVDRALVFYRDGLGWHVDVDHAMDGGVRIVQVTPPGSGCSIGFGTGLDLYQGTPVRGVHLVVADAHAARAELVGRGVDVTDVTDVGGGVLMASFADPDGNGFLLQEMPWRSGDAF; this is encoded by the coding sequence ATGGACGTGAAGCTGGAGCTCGTGCCGGTCCCGGTGTCCGACGTCGACCGGGCGCTGGTGTTCTACCGGGACGGCCTCGGGTGGCACGTCGACGTCGACCACGCGATGGACGGCGGTGTGCGGATCGTGCAGGTGACCCCGCCGGGGTCGGGGTGCTCGATCGGCTTCGGCACCGGCCTGGACCTCTACCAGGGCACCCCGGTGCGGGGCGTGCACCTCGTCGTCGCCGACGCGCACGCCGCCCGGGCCGAACTGGTCGGCCGCGGGGTGGACGTCACCGACGTCACCGACGTCGGCGGCGGGGTGCTGATGGCCTCGTTCGCCGACCCCGACGGGAACGGCTTCCTCCTGCAGGAGATGCCCTGGCGGAGCGGCGACGCGTTCTGA
- a CDS encoding DEAD/DEAH box helicase, translated as MARAGQRSHGGRGSTKEQRRTRGPEDVIAVLARAVRDVEGAAQKGRVTPAVRTKFQAVALLVREQHAKVKAETEGSAAHRAEQLKRLDGIGTILAKTAVRDPSLLALLADEAVVSGAARALARDMLRVGGIEPLEEEAPVAAPVAAAPTLGSERRVVPQSVVSRQLANPFLAPDFSAVRPAQTAPRRLGGWELIGPLLRSFERAGGGGPAVMELPDATWIRPPAGLELMPHQVQLVASAAAGHRTYLLADEPGLGKTAQALMAAEAANAYPLLVVVPNVVKTNWAREAQQWVPQRATTVIHGDGETIDGFADVVIVNYEVLDRHVGWISDFGFRGMVVDEAHFIKNKTSQRSQNVLSLSAKIQSRGPKPLLMALTGTPLINDIEDFRAIWQFLGWIDESKPLGELMDALDDIGLTPADPGFYPEARRCVIDLGIVRRRKVDVAADIPARRIADLPVELDGAAGRSIRAAEKVLARRMVNRYESALAARGGATEVEGIDHELVRKVAGWEQKDTSTGESGENVFSMMRRIGEAKAGLAADYAAQLARSAGKVVFFAKHVAVMDAAEQTFAELGLKYSSIRGEQTSTTRQKQIDAFVNDPEVTIAVCSLTAAGVGINLQVASNIVLAELSWTDAEQTQAIDRSHRIGQTEPVTAWRIIAAQTLDARIAELIDGKAGLAARALDGSDEEVGSSVDVQLEALVALLTAALEARPVVSTPVSFSAS; from the coding sequence GTGGCTCGAGCAGGACAGCGTTCCCACGGGGGCCGCGGCTCCACGAAGGAGCAGCGACGCACCCGGGGCCCCGAGGACGTCATCGCGGTGCTCGCCCGCGCCGTGCGCGACGTCGAGGGAGCCGCGCAGAAGGGCCGGGTCACCCCGGCCGTGCGCACCAAGTTCCAGGCCGTCGCGCTGCTGGTCCGTGAGCAGCACGCGAAGGTGAAGGCCGAGACCGAGGGCAGCGCCGCGCACCGCGCCGAGCAGCTCAAGCGCCTCGACGGCATCGGCACGATCCTGGCCAAGACCGCCGTCCGCGACCCCTCGCTGCTGGCCCTGCTCGCCGACGAGGCCGTCGTCTCCGGCGCGGCCCGCGCGCTGGCCCGGGACATGCTGCGGGTCGGTGGCATCGAGCCGCTGGAGGAGGAGGCCCCCGTCGCGGCCCCGGTCGCCGCCGCGCCCACGCTCGGCAGCGAGCGCCGCGTCGTCCCCCAGTCGGTGGTCTCCCGCCAGCTGGCCAACCCGTTCCTGGCGCCGGACTTCTCCGCCGTCCGGCCCGCCCAGACCGCGCCCCGCCGGCTCGGCGGCTGGGAGCTCATCGGCCCGCTGCTGCGCTCCTTCGAGCGCGCCGGCGGCGGTGGCCCGGCCGTCATGGAGCTGCCCGACGCCACCTGGATCCGCCCGCCCGCGGGCCTGGAGCTCATGCCGCACCAGGTCCAGCTGGTCGCCTCGGCCGCCGCCGGGCACCGCACCTACCTGCTCGCCGACGAGCCCGGCCTGGGCAAGACCGCCCAGGCGCTGATGGCCGCCGAGGCCGCCAACGCGTACCCGCTGTTGGTCGTCGTCCCCAACGTGGTCAAGACCAACTGGGCCCGCGAGGCCCAGCAGTGGGTGCCCCAGCGGGCGACCACGGTCATCCACGGGGACGGCGAGACCATCGACGGGTTCGCCGACGTGGTGATCGTCAACTACGAGGTGCTGGACCGGCACGTCGGCTGGATCTCCGACTTCGGGTTCCGCGGGATGGTCGTCGACGAGGCGCACTTCATCAAGAACAAGACCTCCCAGCGCTCGCAGAACGTGCTGAGCCTGTCCGCGAAGATCCAGTCGCGGGGGCCCAAGCCTCTGCTCATGGCGCTCACCGGCACCCCGCTGATCAACGACATCGAGGACTTCCGGGCCATCTGGCAGTTCCTCGGCTGGATCGACGAGTCCAAGCCGCTCGGTGAGCTGATGGACGCACTCGACGACATCGGGCTCACCCCCGCCGACCCGGGCTTCTACCCCGAGGCGCGGCGCTGCGTGATCGACCTGGGCATCGTCCGGCGCCGCAAGGTCGACGTCGCCGCCGACATCCCGGCCCGCCGGATCGCCGACCTGCCCGTCGAGCTCGACGGCGCGGCCGGGCGCTCCATCCGGGCCGCGGAGAAGGTGCTGGCCCGCCGGATGGTCAACCGCTACGAGTCGGCGCTGGCCGCCCGGGGCGGGGCCACCGAGGTCGAGGGCATCGACCACGAGCTGGTGCGCAAGGTGGCCGGCTGGGAGCAGAAGGACACCAGCACCGGCGAGTCCGGGGAGAACGTGTTCTCCATGATGCGCCGGATCGGTGAGGCCAAGGCCGGCCTGGCCGCCGACTACGCCGCCCAGCTGGCCCGCAGCGCCGGCAAGGTCGTCTTCTTCGCCAAGCACGTCGCGGTGATGGACGCCGCCGAGCAGACGTTCGCCGAGCTGGGGCTAAAGTACTCCTCCATCCGGGGCGAGCAGACCTCGACCACCCGGCAGAAGCAGATCGACGCCTTCGTCAACGACCCCGAGGTCACGATCGCGGTCTGCTCGCTGACCGCCGCCGGGGTGGGCATCAACCTGCAGGTCGCGTCCAACATCGTGCTGGCCGAGCTGTCCTGGACCGACGCCGAGCAGACCCAGGCCATCGACCGCAGCCACCGGATCGGGCAGACCGAGCCGGTGACGGCGTGGCGGATCATCGCCGCGCAGACCCTGGACGCGCGGATCGCCGAGCTGATCGACGGCAAGGCCGGGCTCGCCGCCCGCGCCCTGGACGGCTCGGACGAGGAGGTCGGCTCCTCGGTCGACGTCCAGCTCGAGGCCCTGGTCGCGCTGCTCACCGCGGCACTGGAGGCCCGGCCCGTCGTCTCGACGCCGGTGTCGTTCTCCGCCTCCTGA
- a CDS encoding MHS family MFS transporter: MTTTTDRPTGRHQTTREERKVLAGTLAGTTIEWYDFFIYAQAATLVLAPLFLAPVSEDNEGLATVISLATIGISFLFRPLGAIVAGRYGDRLGRKKMLVFTLLLMGASTALIGLLPTYASIGIAAPVLLIVLRVLQGFSAGGEWGGAALMAVEHAPRGRRGLFGAYPGIGVPLGLILATGVLLLMTTLTTPEQFLAWGWRVPFLLSVVLIGVGYVIRRSVEESPVFQEMQQRKRESSAPLRDLFAHNTKQVVLTALVFVANNAAGYLVIAYFIGYGTQTLGLARGPVLTCIVVASVGWLVFTLYGGSLSDRIGRVRTFQIGYALVFVWMIPMFLLVDTANIWLFGIGVLVLTVGLGLSYGPMSAMYAEMFPVAVRYSGVSIGYALGAILGGAFAPAISELLVQETGTGISVGVYMMVLAAISFAAVSMIKETRGADLGVTASDPVR, from the coding sequence ATGACCACCACGACCGACCGGCCCACCGGCCGCCACCAGACCACCCGCGAGGAGCGCAAGGTCCTCGCCGGCACGCTCGCCGGGACCACCATCGAGTGGTACGACTTCTTCATCTACGCCCAGGCGGCGACCCTCGTCCTCGCCCCGCTGTTCCTGGCCCCGGTCAGCGAGGACAACGAGGGCCTGGCCACCGTCATCTCGCTGGCCACCATCGGGATCAGCTTCCTGTTCCGGCCGCTGGGCGCAATCGTCGCCGGCCGCTACGGGGACCGGCTGGGCCGCAAGAAGATGCTGGTGTTCACCCTGCTGCTGATGGGCGCCTCGACCGCGCTGATCGGCCTGCTGCCCACCTACGCCAGCATCGGGATCGCCGCGCCCGTGCTGCTGATCGTGCTGCGGGTGCTGCAGGGCTTCTCCGCCGGCGGTGAGTGGGGCGGTGCCGCGCTGATGGCCGTCGAGCACGCTCCCCGCGGCCGCCGCGGGCTGTTCGGCGCCTACCCGGGCATCGGCGTCCCGCTCGGGCTGATCCTGGCCACCGGCGTGCTGCTGCTCATGACGACCCTCACCACCCCCGAGCAGTTCCTCGCCTGGGGCTGGCGGGTGCCGTTCCTGCTGTCGGTGGTGCTCATCGGGGTCGGCTACGTGATCCGCCGCTCGGTCGAGGAGAGCCCGGTCTTCCAGGAGATGCAGCAGCGCAAGCGGGAGTCCTCGGCTCCGCTGCGCGACCTCTTCGCGCACAACACCAAGCAGGTCGTGCTCACCGCGCTGGTCTTCGTCGCCAACAACGCCGCCGGCTACCTGGTGATCGCCTACTTCATCGGCTACGGCACCCAGACCCTGGGCCTGGCCCGCGGCCCGGTGCTCACCTGCATCGTGGTGGCCTCGGTCGGCTGGCTGGTGTTCACCCTCTACGGCGGCTCGCTGAGCGACCGGATCGGCCGGGTGCGCACCTTCCAGATCGGCTACGCGCTGGTCTTCGTCTGGATGATCCCGATGTTCCTGCTCGTCGACACCGCGAACATCTGGCTCTTCGGCATCGGGGTGCTGGTGCTCACCGTCGGGCTGGGGCTGTCCTACGGGCCCATGTCGGCGATGTACGCCGAGATGTTCCCGGTCGCCGTCCGCTACTCCGGAGTCTCGATCGGCTACGCCCTGGGCGCGATCCTGGGCGGTGCGTTCGCCCCGGCGATCAGCGAGCTGCTGGTGCAGGAGACCGGCACCGGCATCTCGGTGGGCGTCTACATGATGGTGCTGGCCGCGATCAGCTTCGCCGCCGTCTCGATGATCAAGGAGACCCGGGGCGCCGACCTGGGCGTCACCGCCTCCGACCCGGTCCGCTGA
- a CDS encoding kinase/pyrophosphorylase, which translates to MTDDEPVPVFFLSDSTGISAETMGNALLIQFPDVHFERTLIPFISTVEQARDVVAQLDAAMEGPVKPLVFTTAAVDEVREELLRTTAPIIDFFGIHMARVEEQLGSRGLREARRLHGVGDVRRYNDRMAAIEFAIEHDDGLGSRGLERADVVLLAPSRCGKTPTAMYLALQHGLFVANYPLVDEDLETTDLPRPVKDLAERCFGLTTTVSRLSRVRQERRPDSTYASEDQCRWELRRAVDMYDTHHLPTVDTSAASVEEIAAVVIQTLARQRRRAGTAPRRGRTTSP; encoded by the coding sequence ATGACCGACGACGAACCGGTACCGGTGTTCTTCCTGTCCGACAGCACCGGGATCAGCGCCGAGACGATGGGCAACGCGCTGCTCATCCAGTTCCCCGACGTGCACTTCGAGCGCACCCTCATCCCGTTCATCTCCACCGTCGAGCAGGCCCGCGACGTCGTCGCCCAGCTCGACGCCGCGATGGAGGGCCCGGTGAAGCCGCTGGTGTTCACCACCGCCGCGGTCGACGAGGTGCGCGAGGAGCTGCTGCGCACCACGGCCCCGATCATCGACTTCTTCGGCATCCACATGGCCCGGGTCGAGGAGCAGCTGGGCTCCCGCGGGCTGCGCGAGGCCCGCCGGCTGCACGGGGTGGGCGACGTCCGGCGCTACAACGACCGGATGGCGGCCATCGAGTTCGCCATCGAGCACGACGACGGGCTGGGCTCGCGCGGACTGGAGCGGGCCGACGTCGTGCTGCTGGCGCCCTCACGCTGCGGCAAGACCCCCACCGCCATGTACCTGGCCCTGCAGCACGGGCTCTTCGTGGCCAACTACCCGCTGGTCGACGAGGACCTGGAGACCACCGACCTGCCCCGCCCGGTCAAGGACCTCGCCGAGCGCTGCTTCGGGCTGACCACCACGGTCTCCCGGTTGTCCCGGGTCCGGCAGGAACGTCGTCCGGACTCGACGTACGCCAGCGAGGACCAGTGCCGCTGGGAGCTCCGCCGCGCCGTGGACATGTACGACACCCACCACCTGCCCACCGTCGACACCTCCGCGGCCTCGGTCGAGGAGATCGCCGCCGTCGTCATCCAGACCCTCGCCCGGCAGCGACGTCGCGCCGGGACCGCCCCCCGTCGTGGAAGGACCACCAGCCCATGA
- a CDS encoding MBL fold metallo-hydrolase, producing MAGKSFASSADLGVKEQTLEVLADGVYALTAEGDPNLGAIEGEDFLVCFEALATPVAARRWLSRLREHTDKPVRYLVLSHYHAVRVLGASAFDAEVVVSSEQTKGLISERGQQDWESEFGRMPRLFEEPESIPGLTWPTMTFRDELTIELGGDRGELVLEHVGRGHTEGDIVAWLPKHEILFAGDLVESQAALYTGDAFHFDWAAGTLDRVKAFGAQQLIGGRGAIARGRDEVDAAVEQTRAFLTTMHDTVGTAHRAGGTLKEAFDATHAALAPKFGHWPIFEHCLPFDVSRLWDEFSGIERPVIWTAERDRQVWDQLQS from the coding sequence ATGGCAGGCAAGTCCTTCGCGTCCTCGGCGGACCTCGGGGTCAAGGAGCAGACCCTCGAGGTGCTCGCCGACGGCGTCTACGCCCTCACTGCCGAGGGCGACCCCAACCTGGGCGCCATCGAGGGGGAGGACTTCCTCGTCTGCTTCGAGGCGCTGGCCACCCCGGTCGCCGCCCGGCGCTGGCTGTCCCGGCTGCGCGAGCACACCGACAAGCCGGTGCGCTACCTGGTGCTGAGCCACTACCACGCCGTCCGGGTGCTGGGCGCGAGCGCCTTCGACGCCGAGGTGGTCGTCAGCAGCGAGCAGACCAAGGGCCTCATCAGTGAGCGCGGCCAGCAGGACTGGGAGTCCGAGTTCGGCCGGATGCCGCGGCTGTTCGAGGAGCCCGAGTCCATCCCGGGCCTGACCTGGCCCACGATGACCTTCCGCGACGAGCTCACGATCGAGCTCGGCGGGGACCGCGGCGAGCTGGTGCTCGAGCACGTGGGCCGCGGGCACACCGAGGGCGACATCGTGGCCTGGCTGCCCAAGCACGAGATCCTCTTCGCCGGCGACCTGGTGGAGTCCCAGGCCGCGCTCTACACCGGCGACGCGTTCCACTTCGACTGGGCGGCCGGCACCCTGGACCGGGTCAAGGCCTTCGGCGCCCAGCAGCTGATCGGTGGCCGCGGCGCCATCGCCCGCGGCCGCGACGAGGTCGACGCCGCCGTCGAGCAGACCCGCGCCTTCCTCACCACGATGCACGACACCGTGGGCACCGCGCACCGGGCCGGCGGCACCCTCAAGGAGGCCTTCGACGCCACCCACGCCGCGTTGGCCCCCAAGTTCGGGCACTGGCCGATCTTCGAGCACTGCCTGCCCTTCGACGTCTCCCGCCTCTGGGACGAGTTCTCCGGCATCGAGCGCCCGGTGATCTGGACGGCGGAGCGGGACCGCCAGGTGTGGGACCAGCTGCAGTCATGA
- the fahA gene encoding fumarylacetoacetase: MSRDTHTLPFGVFSETPDGPRRVGVRVDDLVLDVGALDLPHAADFATASLNAFLARGRAHWDDVRARVQELLAQGTDHLLPLAGLTLHLPVEVADYVDFYSSRHHAENIGAMFRPDSPPLTPNWTHLPIGYHGRAGTVAVSGTPVVRPSGQRKAPTDDVPTFGPSRRLDIEAEVGFVVGTPSALGAPVPLGDLAEHVFGVCLVNDWSSRDLQAWEYVPLGPFLGKSFLTSISPWVVPLAALADARVPAPPRETPVLPYLDDAEHPWGLDLELVVELNGQEVSRPPFAQMYWTPAQQLAHLTVNGASLRTGDLFASGTVSGPERDQRGSFIELSWGGAEPLTLADGSTRSFLEDGDTVTITATAPGPGGTRISFGEVTGTVQPAR, from the coding sequence ATGAGCCGGGACACCCACACCCTGCCCTTCGGCGTCTTCTCCGAGACCCCGGACGGGCCCCGGAGGGTCGGCGTCCGGGTCGACGACCTGGTCCTCGACGTGGGCGCGCTCGACCTCCCGCACGCCGCGGACTTCGCCACGGCGTCCCTCAACGCGTTCCTGGCCCGGGGCCGCGCGCACTGGGACGACGTCCGGGCCCGGGTGCAGGAGCTCCTGGCCCAGGGCACCGACCACCTGCTGCCGCTGGCCGGGCTGACCCTGCACCTGCCGGTCGAGGTCGCCGACTACGTCGACTTCTACAGCTCGCGGCACCACGCGGAGAACATCGGCGCCATGTTCCGGCCGGACTCCCCGCCGCTGACCCCCAACTGGACCCACCTGCCGATCGGGTACCACGGCCGGGCGGGGACGGTCGCCGTGTCGGGCACGCCCGTCGTCCGGCCCTCGGGGCAGCGCAAGGCGCCCACGGACGACGTCCCCACGTTCGGGCCGTCGAGGCGGCTGGACATCGAGGCCGAGGTCGGCTTCGTCGTCGGCACCCCGTCGGCCCTGGGCGCCCCGGTGCCGCTGGGCGACCTCGCCGAGCACGTGTTCGGCGTCTGCCTGGTCAACGACTGGTCCAGCCGCGACCTGCAGGCCTGGGAGTACGTGCCGTTGGGCCCGTTCCTCGGCAAGTCCTTCCTGACCAGCATCTCGCCCTGGGTCGTCCCGCTGGCCGCGCTCGCCGACGCCCGGGTGCCCGCGCCGCCCCGGGAGACCCCGGTGCTGCCCTACCTGGACGACGCCGAGCACCCCTGGGGCCTGGACCTCGAGCTGGTCGTCGAGCTGAACGGTCAGGAGGTCAGCCGCCCGCCGTTCGCCCAGATGTACTGGACCCCGGCCCAGCAGCTGGCCCACCTCACGGTCAACGGGGCCAGCCTGCGCACCGGCGACCTGTTCGCCTCCGGCACGGTCTCGGGCCCCGAGCGCGACCAGCGCGGCTCGTTCATCGAGCTCTCCTGGGGCGGCGCCGAACCGCTGACGCTGGCCGACGGCTCGACCCGCTCCTTCCTCGAGGACGGCGACACCGTGACCATCACCGCGACCGCCCCCGGCCCCGGCGGCACCCGCATCTCCTTCGGGGAGGTCACCGGCACGGTCCAGCCCGCTCGCTGA
- a CDS encoding homogentisate 1,2-dioxygenase yields the protein MAFYRQVGSVPPKRHTQHRRPDGGLYSEELMGEEGFSSDSSLLYHRGIPSSLVDARPWELPDQSLVANTPLVPRHLKLHDLFTDAGRDPVLGRRLVLGNADVRISYAVSSQTSPYYRNAVGDECVYVERGRARVETVFGALEVGPGDYVVIPRATTHRWVPDGELRTYAVEANSHIGPPKRYLSKYGQLLEHAPYCERDLRGPTEVLVEEGTDVEVYVKHRGDGPGGLAGTVHVTPEHPFDVVGWDGCLYPYAFNISDFEPITGRVHQPPPVHQVFEAGNFVICNFVPRKVDYHPLAVPVPYYHSNVDSDEVMFYVDGDYEARKGSGIGKGSVSLHPGGHSHGPQPGAVEGSLGAESFDELAVMVDTFRPLGLGEAGRAADDGKYAWSWSGRGPAA from the coding sequence ATGGCCTTCTACCGGCAGGTGGGCAGCGTCCCGCCCAAGCGGCACACCCAGCACCGCCGTCCCGACGGCGGGCTGTACAGCGAGGAGCTGATGGGGGAGGAGGGCTTCTCGTCGGACTCCTCGCTGCTCTACCACCGGGGCATCCCCAGCTCGCTGGTCGACGCCCGGCCGTGGGAGCTGCCCGACCAGTCGCTGGTCGCCAACACCCCGCTGGTGCCGCGGCACCTCAAGCTGCACGACCTGTTCACCGACGCCGGCCGCGACCCGGTGCTCGGCCGCCGGCTGGTGCTGGGCAACGCCGACGTGCGGATCTCCTACGCGGTGTCCTCGCAGACCAGCCCCTACTACCGCAACGCCGTGGGCGACGAGTGCGTCTACGTCGAGCGGGGGAGGGCGCGGGTGGAGACCGTGTTCGGCGCGCTGGAGGTCGGCCCGGGCGACTACGTGGTCATCCCGCGGGCGACCACCCACCGCTGGGTGCCCGACGGCGAACTGCGCACCTACGCCGTCGAGGCGAACAGCCACATCGGCCCGCCGAAGCGCTACCTGTCGAAGTACGGGCAGCTGCTGGAGCACGCGCCCTACTGCGAGCGCGACCTGCGCGGTCCCACCGAGGTGCTGGTCGAGGAGGGCACCGACGTCGAGGTGTACGTCAAGCACCGCGGCGACGGCCCGGGCGGGCTGGCCGGCACGGTGCACGTCACCCCCGAGCACCCCTTCGACGTGGTCGGCTGGGACGGCTGCCTCTACCCCTACGCGTTCAACATCAGCGACTTCGAGCCGATCACCGGCCGGGTGCACCAGCCCCCGCCGGTGCACCAGGTGTTCGAGGCCGGGAACTTCGTGATCTGCAACTTCGTGCCGCGCAAGGTCGACTACCACCCGCTCGCCGTCCCGGTGCCCTACTACCACTCCAACGTCGACAGCGACGAGGTCATGTTCTACGTCGACGGCGACTACGAGGCCCGCAAGGGCTCCGGCATCGGTAAGGGCTCGGTGTCGCTGCACCCGGGTGGGCACAGTCACGGCCCGCAGCCCGGCGCCGTCGAGGGCTCGCTGGGCGCCGAGTCCTTCGACGAGCTCGCGGTCATGGTCGACACCTTCCGGCCGCTGGGCCTGGGCGAGGCCGGCCGGGCCGCCGACGACGGGAAGTACGCCTGGTCCTGGTCGGGACGGGGCCCCGCCGCATGA
- a CDS encoding pentachlorophenol monooxygenase, producing the protein MSTAPVLVVGAGPVGQTTALLLARWGLPVVVLDARPARDLVGSKAICQQRDVLDVWESVGVGAEVARRGVTWTTARTFHRDHEVFSFDFVDRGQSPFPPFVNVSQCLTEELLDEAIAGQPLIEVRWGCAVEGVDQDDDGVTLRCADGGEHRGSHAVVCAGSRADVLRRELGLTFDGRTFGDQFLICDIRTDLPGWDTERRFYFDPEWNPGRQVLIHPCPDSTFRIDWQVPPDFDLAAEEASGGLDAKIRQVVGDRPYEVVWKSVYRFHSRVVDRMRVGRVLVAGDAAHLVSPFGARGLNSGVLDAENAAWKLAWVRRGWAGDELLDSYSAERHAAAVENLDVTGATMRFLVPATPEEAAHRVDVLERATTDPAARAQVDSGRLAEPFWYVDSPLTTPDPRRPFAGRPPRGEAPEPAPGVLAPDCPVTVADRPDLTRLRQLAREGVTVLLGRDVEPVDVTDDGTQVHRIDDLDPTGLLAGALGACPDEVWVLRPDAHVAAVLTDVAAVPAALARATARATARTLETI; encoded by the coding sequence ATGAGCACCGCCCCCGTCCTCGTGGTGGGTGCTGGTCCGGTCGGCCAGACCACCGCCCTGCTGCTGGCCCGCTGGGGGCTGCCGGTCGTCGTCCTGGACGCCCGGCCGGCGCGTGACCTGGTCGGCTCCAAGGCGATCTGCCAGCAGCGCGACGTGCTGGACGTCTGGGAGTCCGTCGGTGTCGGCGCCGAGGTCGCCCGCCGCGGGGTCACCTGGACCACCGCGCGCACCTTCCACCGCGACCACGAGGTGTTCAGCTTCGACTTCGTCGACCGCGGGCAGTCCCCGTTCCCGCCCTTCGTCAACGTCAGCCAGTGCCTCACCGAGGAGCTGCTGGACGAGGCGATCGCCGGGCAGCCGCTGATCGAGGTGCGCTGGGGGTGTGCGGTCGAGGGCGTCGACCAGGACGACGACGGCGTCACCCTGCGCTGCGCGGACGGCGGGGAGCACCGGGGGAGCCACGCGGTGGTCTGTGCCGGCTCGCGGGCCGACGTGCTGCGCCGGGAGCTCGGGCTGACCTTCGACGGGCGCACCTTCGGCGACCAGTTCCTGATCTGCGACATCCGCACCGACCTGCCCGGCTGGGACACCGAACGGCGCTTCTACTTCGACCCGGAGTGGAACCCCGGCCGCCAGGTGCTCATCCACCCCTGCCCGGACTCCACCTTCCGGATCGACTGGCAGGTGCCGCCGGACTTCGACCTGGCCGCCGAGGAGGCCTCCGGCGGGCTGGACGCCAAGATCCGCCAGGTGGTCGGCGACCGGCCCTACGAGGTGGTCTGGAAGTCGGTCTACCGCTTCCACTCCCGGGTGGTCGACCGGATGCGGGTGGGCCGGGTGCTGGTCGCCGGCGACGCCGCGCACCTGGTCTCGCCGTTCGGTGCCCGGGGGCTCAACTCCGGGGTGCTGGACGCCGAGAACGCCGCCTGGAAGCTGGCCTGGGTGCGGCGCGGCTGGGCCGGCGACGAGTTGCTGGACAGCTACTCCGCCGAGCGGCACGCCGCGGCGGTGGAGAACCTCGACGTCACCGGCGCCACCATGCGCTTCCTGGTGCCGGCCACCCCGGAGGAGGCCGCGCACCGGGTCGACGTCCTCGAGCGGGCCACCACCGACCCCGCGGCCCGGGCCCAGGTCGACTCCGGCCGGTTGGCCGAGCCGTTCTGGTACGTCGACTCCCCGCTGACCACGCCGGACCCCCGCCGTCCCTTCGCCGGCCGGCCGCCCCGCGGGGAGGCACCCGAGCCCGCGCCCGGCGTCCTCGCCCCGGACTGCCCGGTCACCGTGGCCGACCGCCCCGACCTGACCCGGCTGCGCCAGCTCGCCCGCGAGGGGGTGACCGTGCTCCTGGGCCGGGACGTCGAACCGGTCGACGTCACCGACGACGGCACCCAGGTGCACCGGATCGACGACCTGGACCCCACCGGTCTGCTCGCCGGGGCGCTCGGCGCCTGCCCCGACGAGGTGTGGGTGCTGCGCCCGGACGCCCACGTCGCCGCGGTGCTCACCGACGTCGCCGCCGTCCCCGCCGCCCTCGCCCGGGCCACTGCCCGCGCCACCGCCCGCACCCTGGAGACGATCTGA
- a CDS encoding heme-degrading domain-containing protein, with protein sequence MTAPTTLLDQLREQEHRLVFDGFDESTAWTVGSTLRATALGLELPVAISVRRNGQRLFHTALPGASADNDAWLERKCAVVDRFGHSSLLIGEQFRQGGTSFEAGSRLDPDRFAAHGGAFPVLVRGTGCVGTIAVSGLPQRADHDLVVRVLADHLGVDLT encoded by the coding sequence ATGACCGCTCCCACCACCCTCCTGGACCAGCTGCGCGAGCAGGAGCACCGCCTGGTGTTCGACGGCTTCGACGAGTCGACCGCCTGGACGGTGGGCTCGACGCTGCGGGCCACGGCGCTGGGCCTGGAGCTGCCGGTGGCGATCTCCGTGCGCCGCAACGGCCAGCGCCTGTTCCACACCGCGCTGCCCGGCGCGTCGGCGGACAACGACGCCTGGCTGGAGCGCAAGTGCGCCGTCGTCGACCGGTTCGGGCACTCCTCGCTGCTGATCGGCGAGCAGTTCCGCCAGGGCGGGACCAGCTTCGAGGCCGGGTCCCGGCTGGACCCCGACCGGTTCGCCGCGCACGGCGGGGCGTTCCCCGTGCTGGTGCGCGGCACCGGGTGCGTGGGCACGATCGCGGTGTCCGGGCTGCCGCAGCGGGCCGACCACGACCTCGTCGTCCGGGTGCTGGCCGACCACCTGGGCGTCGACCTGACCTGA